In the genome of Hippoglossus hippoglossus isolate fHipHip1 chromosome 9, fHipHip1.pri, whole genome shotgun sequence, the window AACCAATGTAAACAACAAATATGTGGTACGGCACATCCTGATGCGTGTTTAATCCCAGGGTAATTCATTTGTCTGGCAGTgttgtgaagctgctgtgtatTAAGTTTGCtgtgtgaggagaaggagaggccTCATTGTAGCTCCACCGACTGagcaaacagagaagaaaatgtcATATGTGATCCAACCAGGGGGACATGGCTGCAAACACAGGGCTGACTTCAACACATTGGAGTTTTATTCCAAATGCAATATGATAAATGATAAagttttcatcaatagcaatataacaaaagtcgAATATCGATATATCGCTTATACATTgtgcagcacagtgaggagatatAACAAACtacctcagatttataaaatgttttgctgtttttcaaGAGAGATTAAACCAAGCACATCCTTCGCTCAGGAGAAAAATCAGCctataaacttaaaataaataataaagttacatttatcctgacaattattgatattgatttatatgaacatttttatcttgaaatGATTTGTTACGATATGGCCCAGCCATATATTCTGCAGTGTTAAAGTAAGGTACACTGAGAATTAGGTTGAAGTGAGTCACCGCAAGACTTTTAATaacgtgtttttaaaaacaaagattattTGAGATTTCAAAAATCCATGCtagggaaaaaaatctaattctaaaTGTCATTGCAACATTCATCAGACAACTGTtaatttgtataatttgatGTTTAATTGTAGTTGGCTCCTGCTGTGGTGTTCAGTATTTATGGTTAAGGGGGATGCACTTGTGACTATAAGATTATGAGGAACAAAGCAACCCCACACCCCTCGTAGAGAAACAGCTGCTGAAACGCTATAAACAGAAAGCTTTCTTTTCCTGAAGCCATGCCTCCTGTTGTACAACACCCTCCCTGGAGAGGCTGAGCTGTGTGCAGGTGCTCGCTGTATGTCACACACCTTTCGCTATAGCTACTCCCCAGAGAGACAAATCTGggacacaataaaacacagcccTGTTTCAGCTCGCCGGCAGACATCTAGGACGACAGGTAACGCCTCTGAACGCTGTGAATGAATGGTGTAAGTCTGCAACTGCACGGGCCGTGGTTGGTGTGGCTATGTGAAAGACAGGTGAAGTACTGTTACACAGGCCACTGAGCCCTTTGCCCGTTGCCTGGGCAACGCAAACACAGTGAGGTATCGGTCTCTTCCACCTGCAGTGGAGAACTAGAGCCTCTCATTAATGCTGGCCGCAGGGACTATGGGAGACAGTCCTATTTTTTGCCTTTCACTATTGTCTCATGTTACTCATACACACGTAATACAATGCACCTGATACACACTgttgttgcatttgtttgtcacCATCGTTTAGAACCAAGACGACCAAACAAACTCCTAAAGAAGTTGTGGAAAATATAAAGTTGTCAAACTCACTTAACACAAGTTAAAACTAATAATCCAACCCTATAAACTAATATGTTTATAGTGTATGTTGTCGGTGGTAAATCTGATTCACAAGATATAGATAATGCTGCTACAGACACAAATattgcttatttacacatcatGTTCTCGTTGTAATCAACATTCtaagtgtttatttattctggCTTGCGAGGATGTagtttatatctttatataattTGCTCGTGCTTTATTGTATTTCTATTCTGTGATCAGTCCTACTACTCCTCATTTAACCTCCATCAAAACTCACAAGACCTTGAAAGTCTGATGTTTGCATGTGATCAATTGTGACTTAAGtatgtttaaatgaaaaaaccTTGACATCTTGAAGAAACAACTTTCCATCCTGCTGCTGGCGTCTGTTTATCAACAGTCAGGTTTGTGTCCAGAAAAGCAGAAGAGGAAACCGGTGTGGTCTGTTTCCTGGATCCTGTCCCAACAGCGCCTCAGGCTTTTCTTTGTCACTCTTTTTATCTCTGGATTTACAAGTCTGGCACTCGCAAATCTTGTACGTGCGACCACATTAAGGCCAGAGCCACGTGTAAGGACTATTTCATGTCAGCACGACCAACCGATATCGTTAATATTTCTGCTCAAGCATCAAAGAGTGTTGCCTAAATATGGCTCATAATTGGGCCTCATGAGGGGCCAGTGGGTCCGTTATTTGTCACTCACTTATCTCCAGCTGTCTCTGGATCCTTCCTTTGCTTCTTTCCCGAAAGAAAACTTGCGTCTCATTGTACTGGGTCATGACCTCCACAAACTTCCTTGACAGCACTGTGTGCTGAGGACAAGTGAAAATACAAGGACAGAGGGTGAGCCTGTAGATTTGTGTAACCAATGACCCCACAGCCCAAGTCCAACTCATTTCTAACACTATTGGAATCAAAAGTTATTTGTACACTTGTTTAACAATGAACGTGGCAGCTACATATTCAGATCTGATTGTGAAAATGATATAATTTTCCTTTGAAAGGTTGGATATATAACATAATCTCAATTTCTTTAGAAATATTCATGTACTAAAAAATGGGTGAAAAAGATCATATTTGGGAAGTATATGTAACTTATATGTGACGAGTCAGTCATCAATGTGTGTCCATACCTGTGTTTTCTGGATCCTGAAGTCAACAGAGGATCTGTTGACTGCATCATCTTTGGGCATACTCTGCTCCATGGCTTCAGAGGGAGACAGTAATGATATAATATTACAGAATAGACCAGACCACATCAGCTTTTGTACAGCGTTGTTAATGAATATTATCATAATAGTAACTTTATCTTTATAGAACTTTTCAAAACTGCTTTTACAAAGCGCTTCATacagaggacaaataaaaacaacaaaggcaAGAAGCCGATGtgaaaagtgataaataatGTTACGTTCCgctcacattttaattttgttcgCACCACGTTGGCGTTCCCTTTGATATCATTGGTCAGAGCATCCAGTTGATCCTTTGttccttctcacacacacacacacacacacacacacacacacacacacacacacacacacacacacacacacacacacacacacacacgcacacgcacacaggaaacacattgactgtgagaaaaaaaagaatgtcaTCCAGGTAACCACTAGTGACCCTCCCTCCTGTAAATATTGGACTTACTGTGATTTCATCTCGTAACTTGGCAACGGCCCAGTGGGAATATTCCAAAGATCACACAGCACaacctttttgtttctttacctGTTGACCAGCACCACGTCATGGATCTCAAAGCACTCTAATATGTTATATTAAACATCACTCATGACGGCATGGCACTGCAAACAGgagagtgtttgtttttcagggtCCTCGGCTGACACACTGAAAATGGCCACATATATTCCAGGTATAAAgctttaaatgattattttagaATTTAAAGTTGAAACAGTTACTTttaagagagagaaacatttgtAGTTATTTTAAAGGTGCCTACAAACATCTGCAAATGGCAGCATGTTTAAATCCATGTATGTTCAAAACTTCCTCACAGAACAAGTCAAAGCTCGGACCAAAATGGTTTGgtcagttttttgggggggaaaacGTTGCTGTTTCCTTTCACAGGTTTCCTGGCAGCCAGCCATTCATTTACAATGAGGAAGAAAATGTAACAAAGGAAGTGAGACATTTGttacattttctctctgagtCTCAAAAGCCAAAGTCTTGCCAAGCACTTTTCAGGACAACAGAGAGCACAAATGAACTCCTGAAATCAGGATGCTCTCTATCTCCATcccgttgtgtgtgtgtttcttttcttcctctcaaaGACACACTTACTGTCATCAGGGTTGGGTGCAGACAGGATCATGCTGTGcatcttcctcacctcctccacttGGTAGGCGATCTTATCAATGAGTCCTCGAACTTCTTCAACCTAAGTCAAGTGACAACCAGAGTGACAACCAAACTCCCAGTATCTCGGCTCATCCCACACACCCTGGAAGCCCCAGTGATACCCACCCTCCTGAAGAAGCTCTCCATGAAGCCATCTCTGTCCACCGTGACTGCAACATCCTCGTCTGCTGGTGTCCGGCTCTGTGTGGACGGAAACGAGGGCAGGGTTATTTATCAGTCAGTGTCTATAAGTAAAGTAAGAGAGGACACTTACAGCAGACAGCTCGGCCAGTCGATCCTTCATCCCCGCGCTCAGCTCGTCCACAGCCTGATTAGAGAAACATCCTGTCGCTGTCCATGTGTGACACTGAGCCTCCTCAGGTGAGCGGAGCTGAGCAGCGTCAC includes:
- the stx2b gene encoding syntaxin-2 isoform X1; translation: MKDRLAELSASRTPADEDVAVTVDRDGFMESFFRRVEEVRGLIDKIAYQVEEVRKMHSMILSAPNPDDKGTKDQLDALTNDIKGNANVVRTKLKSMEQSMPKDDAVNRSSVDFRIQKTQHTVLSRKFVEVMTQYNETQVFFRERSKGRIQRQLEITGRLTTIEELENMLESGNPSIFTSDIISDSQITRQAVNEIESRHQDIIRLESSIRELHAMFMDMAMLVETQGEMVDNIEKNVSNAAEYILRAKEETKKAVRYQKKSRRKCIILAFALLILLAVIALIVGLSVGLTKPPV
- the stx2b gene encoding syntaxin-2 isoform X3, which produces MKDRLAELSASRTPADEDVAVTVDRDGFMESFFRRVEEVRGLIDKIAYQVEEVRKMHSMILSAPNPDDKGTKDQLDALTNDIKGNANVVRTKLKSMEQSMPKDDAVNRSSVDFRIQKTQHTVLSRKFVEVMTQYNETQVFFRERSKGRIQRQLEITGRLTTIEELENMLESGNPSIFTSDIISDSQITRQAVNEIESRHQDIIRLESSIRELHAMFMDMAMLVETQGEMVDNIEKNVSNAAEYILRAKEETKKAVRYQKKSRRKRLCLATCGAAGLLFLLIIIVGVFE
- the stx2b gene encoding syntaxin-2 isoform X2, which codes for MKDRLAELSASRTPADEDVAVTVDRDGFMESFFRRVEEVRGLIDKIAYQVEEVRKMHSMILSAPNPDDRTKDQLDALTNDIKGNANVVRTKLKSMEQSMPKDDAVNRSSVDFRIQKTQHTVLSRKFVEVMTQYNETQVFFRERSKGRIQRQLEITGRLTTIEELENMLESGNPSIFTSDIISDSQITRQAVNEIESRHQDIIRLESSIRELHAMFMDMAMLVETQGEMVDNIEKNVSNAAEYILRAKEETKKAVRYQKKSRRKCIILAFALLILLAVIALIVGLSVGLTKPPV